The window TAGACAGCCTCAAGGTTCTTCGCCCTGAGGCCGCGATTTCTTTATTTGCAAATGGATAGGTTCTTGCTCCAGCTCACAATCGAGTTGTAGGAAGTTTTATCACCAGCGCGCAGAACCGACCAGTAACGAGCACCACCGCGCCAATTGTTACTTACTTTTCCTGCAATCCGACCGTCACGCCCCACCCAACGATTTAAAATGCGGATGCCACAGCTTAAATTCTGTAATGGGTCATGCAAGTCTTTGGAGCTTTTGAAAGCACATCCATAAGCATTGCCGCTTTCAATTGAGATTTGCAACAGGCCCCGGCTGACGACCCGACGGCCCTGGCTATCATTGAATGATTCAGTGTAAGAGGTGTTGGTATTAAAATTACTTTCAAATTTAACCATCGAGGACATCAGATGAGTCCAATATTGCTTACGTTGAGCATAGGCAAGGTTCTTATAGTTGGGGCAGAAAGTGCTGGCGTCCGCAGGGATGACGTCCAACATGTCCTGACCCAATCGATCTAGTTCGTTATTTACGTGAGCGGTCCATTCTCTTCCTGCAGAAACTTTTGACTCCCACAGAGGAGTCACATCTGTGCCCGGAGTTGGCGAAGAAGGTTCTGACGGTGCTGCCGGAGTCGAAGGACTTTTACCACCCCCAGAAGAAGGAAGGCGTTGTCCCATCGCAAATGCAAGCTGGGATTGAAGGATTAATAGACCGACGATTAAAATAGTTTTGTTGTAGATGGTGTTTTTCATACTTAACCCATCGGCGGCTCTTTTCCAGAGCTTTACTGTTTTTAAAACTGTCTAAATTGTGATGAAGGTTTTATGAATCCACTGCACATCTCAGAGGAAAAAGGCGCTTTTTGCCCCGTCCTGAAGAAATTATCGACAGGACCTTCCGAGCGCTAATGACACGGTAAAAGAATTCGCCTTTCCGTTTTTTTTGCGATATTTTGGGGAATATGCACTTTGAGACTAGAAAACCCACGATCTTGCAACTTGGCTTTCGCGAAGAAGCTCTTCCTCAACTAAAAGCGTACATTGACCTTCTTTGGTCTTCCAATGAAGAGTTAAATCTTATCAGCCGCAAAATGACCTTTGAGGAGTTGCTCGACAATCATATTATTGATTGCCTGCTGCCTTTGAGTGAGTTTCCCAAGAATCTTAAATCAGCGGCGGACTTCGGCTCGGGTGGCGGCTTGCCCGCTGTCATCTATGCCATTCAGTTTCCCCAAATGCGTTATCATCTGTACGAAAAGAGTCCCAAAAAGCAGGAGTTTCTTGCTAAGTGCAAAAGCATTGCGCCAAACCTGGAAATCCACGGAGAAATCCCCAAAGATTTTGGCGGCGTGGAAGTCGTTACGGCGCGTGGTTTTAAACCTATTGACGTTATTTTGGATGTCAGTCGCCAATATTATAACAGTCACGGAAAATACTTTTTATTAAAAGCCCGTCGCGAAAAAATTGAAGAGGAAATGACCTTGGCAAAAAAGAAGTTCAAAACATTGAATGCCAACATCACCCCTCTGCAATCTCCCGTGCTGGAAGTTGAACGGCATTTAGTGACGATCTAAATTCTTATTCAACTGACTTCGCAGAGATTCTATTTCTTCTAACTGTTTAGGAGCTGACGACAAAACCTCGCAGCCCTCGCCAGTCACGACGACATCGTCTTCAATTCGTACACCGATTCCATAGTATGCCGAGGTTTTCTCTCGAAAATAGAGTCCAGGTTCTATGGTAAAACTCATCCCTTCTTGCAACTGCAAAGGCCTGCCCGCTTCATCCACGTAAGCAGAAGGATCGTGCACGTCCATGCCAATCCAGTGCGAGGTGCCGTGGGGCATAAGTTCTTTGATATCACCGCCGATACGATAGCGACTCAATCCTTCCAAAAGAAGTTCCTGCGACATTTCATGCAAATATCTTAAAGTGATACCAGGTCTTACTGCATTGATAGTCTGCTCTTGGGCATTTAAAACAATGTCATAGACTTGCCGATGCATTTTGCCGAAGACAGCATCCACCGGAATCACGCGCGTGATATCCGCACAATATCCCTGCCATTCTCCCGCCGCATCTATGAGGACCGCCTCGCCACTTCTAAGAACTCTGGAGGTCGCGCGAGCATGAAGTGTTGTGGCACGGTCTCCCGAGCCCACAATTGTTTCATAGGCGGTCCATGACATTCCAGCTTTCATGAATTCCGATTCTAAAAAATCGGCAACGTCTCGTTCTTGCCGTCCCTCCAAGCACTCCTGAAACAACTTTCGATAAACGCGCGAGGTTCTTTGCGCTGCTTCTTTCATAAGGCAAATCTCGTCCGCCTCTTTCACATGCCGAAGTTGTCCGATCAACATCCTGGAGTCGCAAAGAGCCAACGGCGTGCTGGTAAAACGCCGCCGGGATCGATTCGTAAAAGAGACTTGTTCCAACACCAGCCTATCCAAAGCCTCGTTGCTTCCGATCGGAAAAGCCACTCGGTCAAATTCCTTCATATGGTCACTGATAATTTCCTTTAATTGATAAAATGGCCGTAATTCCATTCCCGCCAACTTAAGCCTATCGTCGTCCATCAGAATATTCACGTCCTCCCAAAGGGCCGTGGCCTCGATACTGTCAGAAAGAAAATAGGATTTAGAACCTGCGATAAGCAGACAGGCTTCTGAAACATGAACTCCGCAGAGGTATAAAAAATCTGAAGCCGTCTTGAAACGGTGAGCCACCGAATGAGACCGCATGCGCAGCGATCCCGAAGGAACAATGAAGAGCGTTCGGGAAAATTTGCTGCCTAGGTTCTGACGTCTGTTTAAATATTTTGTGTTTTCCATATTTAAAGTATCGTCATAAGGACCTAACTCAGAAATATCTTCATTTAAAGTACCTAATTAGGGTACCATTTGGTAAGACGGAGAATACTGATGGAGCACTCTCGATACCTGGACACAATAAAAAAAATTCTAAAGGCTCGCGAAGTGACCTATGGCGACCTGGCTTCGCACCTGAAAATGAGTGAGTCAGGAGTCAAAAAGATGTTGAACGCAAAAGACATCTCATTTCGTAGGATTTTACAAATTTGTGAAGCCTTGGAGGTCTTGCCAGGACAGCTTTTTTCAATGTCGGAAAAAAGTTTTATTTCAGAAGTGGTTTTGTCGCAACAACAAGAGGACGCATTATTGAAGCAAAGAAGTCTGTTGGCAGTTTATTGGCGCTTTGTTGTGGAAGGTTGCCCTCTTAACGAAATTGAAAAGCTACAAAAAATATCTTCAGCTGAACTTAAAAAAATCTTGGATAAACTTGTGCATTTGGATCTTCTGACAGCCAAAAGAGGTGTCTATAAGCCACGTCACTCTGGAAAATTTAGGTGGAATAATGAATCCAAGCTGGTCAAAGTTCTGAATAAAGAATGGTCCGAGCTGACTTTACACAGAGCTCTGAAGGGCGATCAAGGTGCTTATCATAGATTGGTCTCTATGAAGTTTTCAGAAGAGTCCTATGAACAACTTCGACAGAATCTAGCGAAGGTCTTAAATGAAGCTGTCCAGAACTCTGAAAAAGATGAACTGACGCTGCCTAAAAAACAATTACACAACTTCACCGCCCTTATCGCCACTACCTCTCTGGGGGTCTTTGATTCTTAGGACTTTACCTGAAGGACAATTTTGCCGGTGTGGGCGCTGGACTCCATCAATTCGTGAGCGTCTTGAGCCTTCTCCAAGGGAAAGGTTTTAAAGATAATCGGCTTTAACTTTCCAGTGTTGAAAAGCGGCCAGACATTCTTTTCCAGTGCCTGAGCAATGCGTGTTTTTTCTTCGACCGAACGCGAACGCAGAGTGGAACCCGTGATGGTTAAACGTTTAAACATTATTTTACGCAGATCCACTTCAGCTTTTGTGCCATGCAAAGTCGCGATCTGCACCAGTCGCCCTAGGTAACCCAAAGCCTCGATGTTGCGATTGAAATAGTCGCCACCGACCATATCTAAAATAACATCGACACCTTTTTCTTGGGTCACTTCTTTGATGACCTTCACAAAGTCGCTATTTTTATAGTCGATAACGTGGTGAGCGCCGATTTCCTGCAAAGCCTGGATGGCCTCCTTCTTCCCAACTGTCGTGAAAACTTCTGCACCAAATTCACGCGCCAGTTGCACCGCGGTCGTGCCAATTCCACCGGAACCTCCGTGGATTAGAATACGCTCTCCGTTCTTAAGTTGACCGCTTTCAAAAACATTGGTCCACACCGTAAAGAATGTTTCGGGAATCGCCGCCGCCTGAATCATGTCGAAGGACTTCGGAATGGGAAGGCACTGCCCCTCGGGGGCAGAGACATATTCCGCATACCCCCCACCCGAAACTAAGGCACAGACCTTGTCTCCCGGTTTCCAACGAGAGACTTGGTCTCCGCAAGCGACAATAGTGCCCGCGACTTCCAAACCTAAAATATCAGAAGCCCCAGGGGGAGGCGGATAAGTGCCTTGTCTTTGTGCGCAGTCCGGTCGATTCACGCCAGCCGCCGCGACCTCAATGAGTACCTCGTGCGAAGTGATCTGCGGCCGAGACCGTTCGGCCAACTTAAGGACATCAGGACCACCGGGAGCACTCATATCAATTACCCGCATAACCACCTCGAGAAAATTTTTAGTAATCCGACGTTACGTTAATTCTGGGCCAATGGCTAGATCCAGCTTGTTAAGTCCTTTTACAATCTGGCGATAAGTAGAGTATGCACAGTTTGGCTTTTCTTCTATGTCTACTCGCAACACCTCTGGCCTTGGCACAACAGAGTTCTGTGTACACATGCCGCTTCGAGAATGATCCGCATGGCTTTTCTTCGGTGCGAATGAAGAAGTATTTCGACGCCCAATCTAATATGGAGCTGGGAAAAATAGATTTAATCCAAAACTTCGTCATTGTTGAAACGACGCCGACGAAGGTTTATCAAATTCCTCTTTTAGACAACCAAAGCTATGTTCAACTTTGGCATTCTGCAAATCTCCGAGTCGACGCGCAACTTCTGTACTCCCAGGGAAGCCACGAGTTCCGCGCCAACTACGTGAAAAATTCTGAAAAACAAAAACTTATCTGCGTGGAATTACGCAACTAAAGATCCCATCGTCCTTC is drawn from Bdellovibrio sp. ArHS and contains these coding sequences:
- a CDS encoding helix-turn-helix domain-containing protein → MEHSRYLDTIKKILKAREVTYGDLASHLKMSESGVKKMLNAKDISFRRILQICEALEVLPGQLFSMSEKSFISEVVLSQQQEDALLKQRSLLAVYWRFVVEGCPLNEIEKLQKISSAELKKILDKLVHLDLLTAKRGVYKPRHSGKFRWNNESKLVKVLNKEWSELTLHRALKGDQGAYHRLVSMKFSEESYEQLRQNLAKVLNEAVQNSEKDELTLPKKQLHNFTALIATTSLGVFDS
- a CDS encoding aminopeptidase P N-terminal domain-containing protein, producing the protein MENTKYLNRRQNLGSKFSRTLFIVPSGSLRMRSHSVAHRFKTASDFLYLCGVHVSEACLLIAGSKSYFLSDSIEATALWEDVNILMDDDRLKLAGMELRPFYQLKEIISDHMKEFDRVAFPIGSNEALDRLVLEQVSFTNRSRRRFTSTPLALCDSRMLIGQLRHVKEADEICLMKEAAQRTSRVYRKLFQECLEGRQERDVADFLESEFMKAGMSWTAYETIVGSGDRATTLHARATSRVLRSGEAVLIDAAGEWQGYCADITRVIPVDAVFGKMHRQVYDIVLNAQEQTINAVRPGITLRYLHEMSQELLLEGLSRYRIGGDIKELMPHGTSHWIGMDVHDPSAYVDEAGRPLQLQEGMSFTIEPGLYFREKTSAYYGIGVRIEDDVVVTGEGCEVLSSAPKQLEEIESLRSQLNKNLDRH
- a CDS encoding NAD(P)H-quinone oxidoreductase, with product MRVIDMSAPGGPDVLKLAERSRPQITSHEVLIEVAAAGVNRPDCAQRQGTYPPPPGASDILGLEVAGTIVACGDQVSRWKPGDKVCALVSGGGYAEYVSAPEGQCLPIPKSFDMIQAAAIPETFFTVWTNVFESGQLKNGERILIHGGSGGIGTTAVQLAREFGAEVFTTVGKKEAIQALQEIGAHHVIDYKNSDFVKVIKEVTQEKGVDVILDMVGGDYFNRNIEALGYLGRLVQIATLHGTKAEVDLRKIMFKRLTITGSTLRSRSVEEKTRIAQALEKNVWPLFNTGKLKPIIFKTFPLEKAQDAHELMESSAHTGKIVLQVKS
- a CDS encoding cell wall hydrolase, with the translated sequence MHSLAFLLCLLATPLALAQQSSVYTCRFENDPHGFSSVRMKKYFDAQSNMELGKIDLIQNFVIVETTPTKVYQIPLLDNQSYVQLWHSANLRVDAQLLYSQGSHEFRANYVKNSEKQKLICVELRN
- a CDS encoding RsmG family class I SAM-dependent methyltransferase, with the protein product MHFETRKPTILQLGFREEALPQLKAYIDLLWSSNEELNLISRKMTFEELLDNHIIDCLLPLSEFPKNLKSAADFGSGGGLPAVIYAIQFPQMRYHLYEKSPKKQEFLAKCKSIAPNLEIHGEIPKDFGGVEVVTARGFKPIDVILDVSRQYYNSHGKYFLLKARREKIEEEMTLAKKKFKTLNANITPLQSPVLEVERHLVTI
- a CDS encoding transglycosylase SLT domain-containing protein; its protein translation is MKNTIYNKTILIVGLLILQSQLAFAMGQRLPSSGGGKSPSTPAAPSEPSSPTPGTDVTPLWESKVSAGREWTAHVNNELDRLGQDMLDVIPADASTFCPNYKNLAYAQRKQYWTHLMSSMVKFESNFNTNTSYTESFNDSQGRRVVSRGLLQISIESGNAYGCAFKSSKDLHDPLQNLSCGIRILNRWVGRDGRIAGKVSNNWRGGARYWSVLRAGDKTSYNSIVSWSKNLSICK